The following proteins come from a genomic window of Malus sylvestris chromosome 4, drMalSylv7.2, whole genome shotgun sequence:
- the LOC126620217 gene encoding uncharacterized protein LOC126620217 has product MLRSLFTSTLTRLSSRWPVLIYAASWTTVLILTVAVASFSPEVAFVSAISSTSKFSRVCGSEGSIRIPSDVPGDVLCLPAHLFSKSAIDYIVPPVFAAAVVAASAYLVRAVGLWEADEVP; this is encoded by the coding sequence ATGCTCCGTTCACTCTTCACGTCCACCCTCACGCGCCTCTCCTCTCGCTGGCCAGTGCTAATCTACGCCGCCTCGTGGACCACAGTTCTCATTCTGACGGTGGCCGTGGCCTCCTTCTCGCCCGAGGTTGCTTTCGTGTCCGCCATTTCGTCGACGTCTAAGTTCTCCCGCGTCTGCGGCTCAGAAGGCTCGATCAGGATTCCATCGGACGTGCCGGGAGACGTCCTGTGCCTGCCGGCTCACCTGTTCAGCAAGTCCGCCATCGATTACATCGTGCCTCCTGTTTTCGCGGCAGCCGTGGTGGCTGCGTCGGCTTACCTGGTTAGAGCCGTGGGCTTGTGGGAGGCCGATGAGGTCCCTTGA
- the LOC126620218 gene encoding short-chain dehydrogenase TIC 32 B, chloroplastic-like, with translation MGFFALVTGRRGPSGFGSASTAEQVTEGVDASNLTAIVTGGASGIGLETARVLALRGAHVIIAARNLEAANEAKQLILKDNQTARIDILKLDLSSIKSVRAFVDSFNALDLPLNLLINNAGVMFCPFQLSEDGIEMQFATNHLGHFLLTNLLLEKMKTTVQTTGVEARIVNLSSIAHTSTYEGGIRLDRINDPDSYSTLNAYGQSKLANILHANELSRRLQEEGVSITVNSVHPGLITTRLMRHSPLLMKAFKIFTFCMWKNVPQGAATTLYVALHPKLKGISGKYYVDCNETKPSKDAGDENLAKKLCDFSNKLIDGASKI, from the exons ATGGGTTTCTTTGCATTGGTGACGGGAAGGCGAGGGCCAAGTGGGTTTGGATCAGCTTCCACTGCTGAGCAGGTTACTGAAGGAGTTGATGCATCCAACCTCACCGCCATTGTTACTG GAGGGGCTAGTGGGATTGGGTTGGAGACTGCAAGGGTGTTGGCACTCCGCGGAGCTCATGTCATCATCGCCGCCAGAAACCTTGAGGCCGCAAACGAAGCTAAACAGCTTATTCTTAAAGACAATCAAACTGCTCGAATCGATATTCTGAAACTTGACCTCTCCTCTATCAAGTCTGTTAGAGCATTCGTCGATAGTTTCAACGCTCTCGATCTCCCTCTCAACCTCTTAAT AAACAATGCTGGTGTTATGTTCTGCCCCTTCCAGCTTTCAGAAGATGGAATAGAGATGCAATTTGCAACCAATCATCTTG GTCATTTTCTGTTAACAAACCTTCTGCTTGAAAAAATGAAGACTACAGTTCAAACTACTGGCGTGGAAGCCAGAATTGTGAATTTGTCATCGATTGCTCATACAAGCACTTACGAAGGCGGGATTCGATTGGACAGGATCAATGATCCAGATAG TTACTCCACGTTAAATGCATACGGGCAGTCCAAATTAGCAAACATACTGCACGCCAATGAGCTCTCTCGTCGATTGCAG GAAGAAGGGGTGAGCATTACAGTCAACTCTGTCCACCCAGGATTGATCACGACACGTCTCATGAGGCATAGTCCTCTTTTGATGA AGGCTTTTAAGATATTCACCTTTTGCATGTGGAAGAACGTACCTCAG ggagCAGCCACAACATTGTACGTGGCACTGCACCCAAAGTTGAAAGGTATAAGCGGAAAATACTATGTCGACTGCAATGAGACGAAACCCAGCAAAGATGCTGGTGATGAAAACTTGGCTAAAAAGCTTTGTGACTTCAGCAACAAGTTGATTGATGGAGCTTCCAAAATCTGA